A single Sphingopyxis chilensis DNA region contains:
- a CDS encoding serine hydrolase domain-containing protein produces MLRLLGVLLLASAAPAAAQAPKPDAELHRAWAAGYRAAFVCSSLWNGAGKPLAAIERDELTGIYPEIEADVRALKADVDERAKTVRVTYRADMPPRIAEWNGREGCVTLPIGAQSATTVDPAKRRPNLDAQPWPMGDKGATWPIAKGMSSFERATMNMEAFGGRTSSLLIVKNGRIALERYWGGHDMHTAQRTFSVAKSMAATLIGHAVHQRRIDVTQPASIAEWQSPGDPRAAITTEQLMRMASGLTSDTAGNRSDAIYMGGASVRQWITQWPLLNPPNTRYRYANNDTLLATLSLKAALERAGTPLDPAAFFDRLGMTRTFAEHDKDGDYILSSQVWTTARDLARLGLLYQNDGMWRGERLLPADWRRFVTTPSGPQPDGAFRYGAGFWLLDRSEGVPADAFGGFGNRGQYVVIIPSRELVIVRQGYDDGTGRLDIAKLVASVVAADDNDRRYSKGG; encoded by the coding sequence ATGCTGCGCCTGCTCGGCGTCCTCCTTCTCGCGAGCGCTGCGCCCGCAGCGGCGCAGGCGCCGAAGCCCGATGCCGAGCTGCACCGCGCCTGGGCGGCGGGCTATCGCGCGGCGTTTGTTTGTTCGTCGCTTTGGAACGGCGCAGGCAAACCGCTCGCGGCGATCGAGCGCGACGAACTCACCGGCATCTATCCCGAGATCGAGGCCGATGTCCGCGCGCTCAAGGCCGATGTCGACGAGCGCGCCAAAACGGTCCGCGTGACCTATCGCGCCGACATGCCGCCGCGCATCGCCGAATGGAACGGGCGCGAAGGCTGTGTCACGCTGCCGATCGGCGCGCAGTCCGCGACGACGGTGGACCCCGCCAAACGGCGCCCCAACCTCGATGCCCAGCCCTGGCCGATGGGCGACAAGGGCGCGACTTGGCCGATTGCCAAGGGGATGAGCAGTTTCGAGCGCGCGACGATGAATATGGAGGCATTCGGCGGCCGCACCAGTTCGTTGCTGATCGTCAAGAACGGACGCATCGCGCTCGAACGCTATTGGGGCGGGCACGACATGCACACCGCGCAGCGCACCTTCTCGGTCGCCAAGTCGATGGCGGCGACGCTGATCGGCCATGCCGTGCATCAGCGCCGGATCGATGTGACCCAGCCCGCGTCGATCGCCGAATGGCAGTCACCGGGCGACCCGCGCGCCGCGATCACCACCGAACAGCTGATGCGGATGGCGAGCGGCCTCACCAGCGACACTGCCGGAAACCGCAGCGACGCCATCTATATGGGCGGCGCCTCGGTACGCCAGTGGATCACCCAATGGCCGCTGCTCAATCCGCCGAACACGCGTTATCGCTACGCCAACAACGATACGTTGCTCGCGACGCTTTCGCTGAAGGCCGCGCTCGAAAGGGCGGGGACGCCGCTCGACCCCGCGGCTTTCTTCGATCGGCTCGGCATGACGCGCACCTTCGCCGAGCATGACAAGGACGGCGATTATATATTGTCGAGTCAGGTATGGACCACCGCGCGCGATCTCGCGCGGCTCGGGCTGCTCTATCAGAATGACGGGATGTGGCGGGGCGAGCGCCTGCTTCCCGCCGACTGGCGCCGTTTCGTTACCACGCCGAGCGGACCGCAGCCCGACGGCGCGTTTCGCTATGGCGCGGGTTTCTGGCTGCTCGACCGGTCCGAAGGCGTGCCGGCCGACGCCTTTGGCGGTTTCGGCAATCGCGGCCAATATGTCGTGATCATCCCGTCGCGCGAACTCGTGATCGTCCGCCAGGGCTATGATGACGGCACGGGCCGGCTCGACATCGCGAAACTCGTGGCGTCGGTCGTCGCCGCCGACGATAATGACCGCCGCTATTCGAAAGGCGGATAG
- a CDS encoding GFA family protein, whose product MTDKAPRASGQCHCGEIRYSMSTAVQHHALCHCSDCRRHSGAPLVGWALVGNDEIEISGTASIYASSEHGRRHFCGNCGTGLFYTNEAIFPGQIDVQSATLDDPDLIPAQAQIQTAERIGWMEKLNDLPAFERYPPFE is encoded by the coding sequence CAAAGCCCCCCGCGCCAGCGGCCAATGCCATTGCGGCGAAATCCGCTATTCGATGAGCACCGCGGTGCAGCACCATGCGCTGTGCCATTGCAGCGATTGCCGCCGCCATTCGGGCGCGCCGCTCGTCGGCTGGGCGCTCGTCGGCAACGACGAGATCGAAATCAGCGGGACGGCCAGCATCTACGCCTCATCCGAACATGGCCGCCGGCATTTCTGCGGCAATTGCGGCACCGGGCTTTTCTACACCAATGAGGCGATCTTTCCGGGCCAGATCGACGTGCAGAGCGCGACGCTCGACGACCCCGACCTGATCCCGGCGCAGGCGCAGATCCAGACCGCCGAACGCATCGGCTGGATGGAGAAGCTGAACGACCTTCCCGCCTTCGAACGCTATCCGCCTTTCGAATAG